The genomic segment TTATGAAGATAGAAAGCAAGTTTCTGCTGGTAATTAGTATTgcaatttgatggtgccaaaaaaaataaaattctttggCTTGCCGTTTGGCGGTCAAGCGTGAATTTCTAGAAAGCAACGATTAGTACACATTACAAGACGAAGttattttttccaagaaaatcaGTCTGATGTCGTTCTCTGCTCTCCAATGTTCATGAATGAATTGTCAGTATGGGCGCTATCTTCTTTATCGCCAGTAACTACGTACCTCCCTCGACTTGTCAATGGCTATTCCCTTCCAACATGTCTCTGCATAACAATATTTTCCACTAATGAAACAACAAAGCATCACAATCACTGACTCTtattttgagatcatttgaaagagaaaacaaTCTATTCTTTTTCACGAGGTAAGCTCATAAGGTATTGTTGATATTTAAAAACTGCCCTATTCTATACGCATATGCGTGttgaaaatgaaatgaagcTACTGACCTGGATAACACGGAAGAAAGGCAGAGTAGGCATCGTTGTTCTggaagaattattattattattattttttatttatgtgggtatccgggccagcttacgcgcatcACAATTAATCCCACAGTTCACTGAATATCCTGCAAACCCAATGAACATTCTGGAAGAATTATTGAAAGGATGAGTGTGTACTGACCTGGGTAGCGTGGAAACTAGCACCTACAAATGCTAGTTTCAATTCCATAGAAATCAAATTGCTAAAATCAAACCATCTTTTTGAACCCCATATGTTAAAAGTAGACCTTCCACCTACACCAAATAACAGTCTAAAATGTCCAAGTAAATTACCGCacgttttaaaataatagatgGGCAGCTCATTTTTTGAAGATGTcggaacttttttaaaaaaattagaattatttttggtatttttttattttttaatgtgtaaatataaaaataaataaattttatccaaaCACTAAACAATAGTGGTGCACAATTaccttattttatcatttaggtTGGATAAACATGATCTCATTAATATCTATTGAGTCTGAGTATTTTTAAGATCTATTTTGaacataattaagaaaatttgCCTCTACTTACTATTCATCATCATCTTAGATCTAACTTTCATATTTCTAAAGTAAGAATTGGGTTTACTTGTTGGATACACATCATAAATCATTGTATTaggattaatattattttatttttttttatcataaatacaTCTTTACTATTTAAGGAAAACTTTTACAAGATGATAATAgagatttttatcattaaaaacaaaaataatacaacTTACCTTAGATAAACTATATAAGATAATAATTATcttttctattatataataatacCCTTATCTATAACTCTAAAAGCTACTTAACTTCTAGTTACCATAAAGATAGGTGGCTTCTATGGGCTACGATCCTAGGCCAAGACATGTGGACCTTTTAATATGGGCTTATATCTTGTGTTTAGGCTTAAGTATTCTTGAAAAAAAGTTCCTAGTAAAACGACGGACTCCTTGATTATTTAGTCAGTAGGTGTAAGAGGATATAATAATGTATGAAAAAATGGAGAGAAAATTATTGTGTTTGAAATGTTCAGGCTAAGAAGTTGTGAAATGTTGTGTTTACCTGATGACCCTAAGTATTTATAAATCTTGGTCACTTCAGTTCATCCTGAGAGTTACATGAAAATTAATTAGTGAAAACATTGGTGCCCACCAATGAATTTAGTATCTGCAATGTTATTGGTAAAATGATTGGTGAATATTAGTGATATGTTAGCTAGAAATATTCATTGATCGAGAAAGGAGGTACTTGACTGCATAGGATATGGTGCATGTTTGTACTATTGACCATTGCCTATAAAATATGGTGCTAACTTGCATAAAAGTTTGTGTTTGAAGAGAATATTTCagcaaatcataaaaaacatcatGTGTTTGGGTAGTGCGTGACATCGTATTTTGACtaatcaagaattaaaaaacatgttcaaGTGTGCATAATGAACATTCCTTGTggtgaaaaaaaaggagaggaaaagGATATATgagagaaagaaggagaaagGATGTTTGAGTGAGAAATTATAAGTGAAGAGAATAGAGCGAGAGGGTGAGGCCTAACTGTTTAGGTTAACCCAAACATATACAAAAAGTTTAGACATTTGGGTTGATGCTAAAATAgccaattattatatttatttttttcttccttacaCAAGTAATGCACGTGCCAGGAGAGTAGatagatttgttatttttagttaacGTATGAAGCCTATTTAAGTACTGAAATATGGTCTTCAATTGTCTCGTCACAATTTTTCTAATGGTGTTAGTggtgtaaataatgaagttctaGTCTATCTTCACtgactttttttcttcctcttttgcTTCTCTAATTTCTCTCTCCTGTCTCCTCTCTTATTTCCATGTCAACTTTGTATTGAATAAACCAGCCCCATTTCATACTCTTTTCTACATGAATGTGTACATAAAAGTAGAGAAAAGTGTTTTTACATTGGTAAAAGTGAAGTGAAATACAGATTAAGTGAAATAAGGTGAAATGTAGACTAGGTTATTTTAAACATAAGTGTTTGAAAAACTTAACTAGAATAAACAGGGAAATTAAATACTTATGATATAGTGGTTAATCAATTGAATGCCTTCCTTTTTTTGCCATATATATAGGTGGACTTTGTTGATGTTTTTACAAGGGAGAGAAAAGTTAAAGTCTTGCTTTGTTAAAAGAAGTAGTGCAGTAATAAGAAACAAGTGTAAAAGTAGGTAATATGGTATGTATTCATGATGCATGGAAAGTTTTGGTGAGTAGTCAAAGAGAGTGAAGAAAGATCCTTAATCTTCTTGAAGACTAGTGGTCATGAAAACTTAGAGAAGaactttttatcattttagagACAAATGATTGTAGAGACCTAGAAAAGAATTCTAATTCTTTAAGAGATATTAAAGACACATATGAAGATTCAATTGAGACATATTTAGAAACACAAAGATCCATCATGGAGATTTTTATGGAGACCCGTTTGGAGATATGGAGATCTCGTAGTTGAGATTTTCATGGAGATAtgtttgaagaattttttttagagacatttgggatatgaaaaaaaattactgcttTTATTGAAAAGTTTAAAATGTGGAGATACAATTTCAAGAGCTAATTTAGGTATTATTTGATCTTAGGTAGATCATCAAACGTGCaaacttcttttctttcatgatCAGTTTTGTCTTTTTTCATAAAGTGGTGAAAGTAACATCAAGCAatcaattgttttatctttttttttagggcGTGACATCCTTAGTGTTATACCCATGGTCacgattaaaaagaaaaaacttattagAGTTCCATGTGTTCACGCcactttttataagaaaaatatattgcataaattctttttctttaatattaggtAGAACCTCAGTCCCTATGATAGTAATAAGGCTAATCAAGAGCTTGAAGAATGTCAAACATGTTGTTCTAGGATTAAAGCAATAATACACCTAAAAGAAGGTGAATTAGGTATTctactaataataacaaatattacaattaattcaattaaatataatcatACACCATTaatcaacaatataattaaattgcaTAAAGTAAAGAGTAAAGAGATAGAAATTGCAAACTCGGTTTTTAATGTAGTTCGGTAAGTCTACATTGACACCTCAAGTACTAAACTAGTCTTGAGTATTGTATTCTTTACTAATTCAAGCCAAAGATTACAATgtccttgatgaatcctcacCAAGCATTTTTCAACACTTGAAGAAATACtctcttcaagatttttcacCTTGATGATGTACCTTACCAATGACCAAGAGTTTTTCACCTAAACTCTTTAAGGTTTACAATTATTTGAAATGTAACAACACTCTCTTAAATAGTAGATAATACAAatgaaaactataatttttattactcaCTTAATAGCACTTAGAAAGTATAAAAGTATTTAAGTGTAGTGAGTGTGAGAATTTATATTCTTATACAAAAACATGAAGGTTCAATTTAACACAACTTTAGAGTATGTTaggattgatgatttctaactagttttgtttttgaaatagtCTCTATATATTGTATGTTTGAAATATTAGAGAGAATCGGTTCTTGACTTATTCATATTAGATTGTGTATTCAAACGTATTTAGTTGTCTTACATATATATAGGATTCAATTTGTAACAATCTTTTAGTTTATAGGATCTTTAACACTTCTATGTTATTCTCTTGGTGTATTTATACATTTGTTTGGTCAATAATAAAAGCATCAGTTTTGTTATGctatcatggtatcagagtatAACTAAGAGATAACaaattccaatatttttttctctcttctcttttcccCTCCCCTATTTAATCTCGAGCAACCATGACCAATCCTTCAACCTCCATTCTCAATACTAATGACTCTTATAACATCCTTATCAACATTAATGTTGTTGCCCAAACCCCTCTCAAACTCACTTCCAGCAACTATATCTCTTGGAAGCTGCAGTTTCACACCTTTTTCATTGGTTATGATCTCTTAGGCTATATCGATGGCTTAAAGCCTTGTCCCTTAACCACTCTCACATAAAATGATACAACCAAATCAAACCCTGCCTATATCTTCTAGATCTAACAGGACTAGTTGATCACCAGTTGATCTTGAATGCCATCGTTGGCTTCATCTCCCAAACTATCATACCTTTCATTGCTTAAACCAAGACATATCGTGAAGCTTGGAATATCTTGGCCACCACTTATGTCAAGCTTTCTTGTAGACGCTTTAAACAAGCCAAAAGCCAAATCAATCTAGTCACCAAAGGAGCTAAAGGTGTCACAGCGTTCCTACAAGCCATAAAAGCAAAAGCTGATGAGCTTGCCCTTCTTCAAGCACCATATGATGCAAAAGATCTCACAAACAAGATACTTGATGGTCTTGGCGATGAAAACAAAGAACTAACATGTGTTGTCCAAGCTGGAGACACCCCTATAACCTTTGAGGAACTACATGAAAAATTGTTCAATTTTGAAGCTTTGATAATCATTACAAACCAGacccattccattttctactACTGTAAATCCCATAAACAAGAATCCAACAACTTGGTGCTCTCTTGCACCTTCAAGCAACAACAATCATTCCTAACGTCTCTCCTAAAACCATCCAAACATATATCATATAGCACAACATAACAGACAAACCACACTTCAAGGAAATTGCCCATCTCGACCATAATAAGGATATTGCCAAATATGCAAAATACAAGGTCATATAGCTAAAAGATGTCGTTCATTTTGGTTAGTTTCAGTTCAAACATCCAATCACAATCTCACTACTTCAAATAATCACTTTGTCTCTCCATGGCAACTAAGGGCTCATTATGCCACCAATACTCCTAGCAATACATCCTGGCTCTTGGATAGTGCAGCGTCTCACCATGTTATAGTTGATCTAAACAATCTCTTCATGCATACTCCATACAACAGCTTAGATGGCATTATGATCGGAGATGGCTCGAGTCTATCCATTACCCATACTGATTCTTCCTCTCTCAAAACATCTCataaaacttttcaatttaataatgtcCTCTATGTAcctatcatgaaaaataatttaattttgatttctcaatTTGTATTCAAATAATGTCTCAATTAAGTTCTTACCAACTGCTTTTCTTGTAAAGAAAATTCATATGGGGGCAACATTTTTGAAGGGCCAAACTAAAAATAGTGTTTATGAGTTGCCGGTATCTCTACCATTGCTTGCCTTTTCCAAcatcaaaacatatttattcGAGTGGCATTATAGACTAGGACACCCAACTTTTCCCATTCTGAAATAGATTGTCTCCAGCAATAAACTTGGTTTCTCTTCTACCTTAACGTCTAATTTTTCATGTAATGCTTGTCATGTAATAAAAGCCATAAATTATCATTCTCATAATCCACATTTGTCTCTTTTCAACCCcctgaaacatttttttttaatgtttgaacttccctaatttttatcaaaagatGGATTTAAATACTTCGTAATTTTTATGGATCATTTCACAAGATATATCTAGTTCTATccttttaaacaaaaatcagaagtaaaaaatatctttattagattaaattcattattgaaaaacactttgataaACCTATTAAAACACTTTACTCTGACAATGGTAATGAATATATAGCTCTTGCCCATTTTCTTTCCACAAATGACATTTCTCATCTTACTACACCACCTCCTGTGTAGTATTGGGATTCCAATGCTAGTCCAGTTTTTACAATGTAAAGATATCTTCATTCAAAAAAGCTACCATTGTCAAAGTAAAGTGTTTTGATAGGTTGTGGTTGGTCCTTAAGGCAACTTGATGTAAACGATGCTTTTCTTCAAGGCCATCTTTTAGAAAATCAAACATGTTTTCATTCTCGAATGAAGCTTGTTGCAAtagattttcaatttattcgAGATTAAGTTCAAAATGATGCTCTTCTTGTGGCTCATTTTTCTTCTAAAGATTAACTTGTTGATGCACTTACAAAGCCTCTTCCACGCCAATGTTTTCTTCAACTCAAGTACAAGATTGGACTTCTCTCCCTATATCCATATTGAGGGAGCATATTAGAGAGAATTAGTTCTTGATTTATTCATATCAGATTGTATATTCAAATTAATGTACTTAGTTATCTTACATGGATATAGGATTCAGTTTATAACAACTTCCTAGTTTGTAGGATCTTCAACACTTCTCTGTTATTCCCCTGGTGTTTTTACACATTTGTTTGGTCAATAATAAAAGCATCAGTTTTGTTATGCTGTCACGAAATCCTTTGGTATTTTTGCAAGAATTAGAGCtataaatttccaaaaaaaactacCAGTTTCTAtcctagttttttaatattgcttTGCAGCTAGCATACTACCTGATCTAGTTTGAGTTCAAGGGATCATAGTTTTTATTCTGCAATTGCACTAGCGTTTTAGGTGCTCTCCCAAATCTAACTTCCATCACAGAGGCAACAGTTGCTGCTACGcgtatttttcaattgattgaACGAACTCCAAGTATAGACTTGGAAGACAAGAAGGGGAAGGCTTTATCATATGTAAGAGGAGAAATTGATTTTCAGGACATACATTTTATCTATCCATCAAGACCTGACACTCCAATCTTGCAAGGGTTGAATCTCAGGATTCCAGCTGGTAAGACAGTTGGTCTTGTGGGAGGTAGTGGCTCCGGAAAGTCCACagtcatttcattaattaaaagattttatgaCCCCAATGAGGGACAAATTCTCTTGGATGGACACCAAGTAAATAGGCTCCAGCTCAAATGGTGGAGCTCACAAATGGGTCTGGTCAATCAGGAACCAGTCCTCTTTGCAACAATCTCAGAATATATTGTTTTCAGAAGTTGAGCTCAACATTGTCTTCTTTGTATATCCAACAAGAACAGATCAAATGACCTTCAAAGGCTTGAACCTCAAAATTGATGCAGGGAAGACAGTAACACTGGCGGGGCCAAGTGGTTCTGGAAAAGCTACCATCTTTGGACTCATCGAGAGGTTTTACGATCCCATGAAACAAGCAGTTTTTATCGACAGACAGGACATAAAGAACTACAATTTGAGGTCACTTACTACGTACGAAATTAGCACCTTGAATTAATGGGTGTACCATTTTCTTCAAATTGTTCTGGAAGCACTCTCGTAACTTGAAATTTTGAAGCATATCATGAATACGAAAAACGAACTCCAAATATCATTTGAAACAGTTTTAGTTCGACAAGATTAGAAACTTCATGTACTACCACAGCATCAGTATCTACTTACTAGATAAATTTACTGTTTTTACTGCAAAGAATCAAGAAACTTACTACAAAATTACCTGATTTTGGATTTGTTTGCTTGTTTTCCAATGCATCCAACTGGGTTTCATCAGAAGCATGagtatattttgatgtgaattCAATGGAATTAATCGGATTTTGGATACCAGTAATCAcgttttgtaatttgtttataCATGTTCTATCTATGGAATTTGATTCCAAAGGCTCATCTAACGCACAAACCAAATGCTTTGGATACCTTAACAGAAGCTGTCCAAAAACGTTGTCATAACATTTTGAAGCAGAAGGCAGAAGACTTCCTTGGTGATCTCATTTATTGATTCTGGACTTCATCTtccagaaataaaaaatcaagaactgGCAGATttcagaaacaagaaaaatccgCACCACCTGGAGCAGAAACAAGAAGTTAATAACATGGAAAGCAATCCCCACAATATAAGTTACAATGTCAACAAAGGGTTGATCAGGCAAAACAGCAACAATTCCTGATAGGAATGCAATCGCTGCTGATTGTAGCGCTATACAAGTTAGCACGGTCGCACTTGCCAGGTAGTAAACATAGGATTCATCGTTACTAACAGCACCCCAAAATATTATGCATGCTGCGATTATGGAGCTGGTCATGGCAATCGCGTCCGAGAAAACAAACCATCTCAGATGTTTGCTTGATTCGAGTAATGCTACGCCTTGCTTGAGGCCAAGATCATTGTTAAAGCCTCCAGGAAGTGTGAAAGCTGCTGCAAACGTTACTGTTGCGATTAGTGTTGCTACCATTAAGAGGGTATTTCCCATTCGCTTGTAAGTTTGAATCCTGGCAATAGCATCTTGGTCTGTACATGGGGGATTCTTTTTCCCGGTGATTCGATTAGATACAGTGGTAAGTTTCCTCCATACGCATTCGATTATATTCTGCAGTGTTAGAAGACAATGGTGAATACAATGTCAagcttttatttgttgtttttcagaATAAATAATGCACGTAGCAGCAATTGCTTTTAGGGCTAATTAGATTTTATGTACTTCTGAAAGCTATGAAATCATACTTACATAACGATATATAAAGCATGATTCTCTGATAGATTCATCAATATCAAAGACTGATTGGCCAGTTTCATTTCTGGCTTTGTGGTCAACTCTTTCATCCCATATCAAGCACCGCAGAATCCGAGTTTGTCTTTCAATAGCAGCCAAATGCAAAGCTGTGTTCCCGCCGTTATCTGCTTGATTTATGAGCCATTGTAACTCTGCTATTTCCACCACACATCTGACCACATTCACTTTTCCACTAAGAACGGCAAAATGAAGAACACTCCTACCGTTCAGGTCCAGAAGCTCTCCAGAATCTGGGCAGTAGTGGATAATTCTTTCTATTACATCGGCATGACCATTCCTGGCTGCAACATGAAGGGGTGAATGGCCATTTTTATCCAATACATATGCAGTACACTCGTCAAATTCCAGCAATCTTTCAACAGCCCTGCGGTCTCCAAGGGATGCAGCATGATGGAGTGCGGTCCTGCCATGATGGTCAGCTTCTGTGATGAGGTGTGGTTTTGCTCTCAGAAGGATCTCCatgatatctgacatcacagaGAAAACGAGTTAAgatcttaaaataattcaagagCTTGAATTCTACTTAGTACGAGTcatttcaagtttaaaagatGAGGATGTGAGCTTAAAAGATTCAACTGACAGCCATTTAATGTGGAGAAGTAAAAAGAAAGGATTGTCCAAGCACAGGACACCACCTGAATGTCTCTCTATCACAGCAGCATGCAAAGCAGTTTGGCCCTCTGGTCCCCCATGAGCTGAAGCTGGAGTTGATATCAGAATCTGATTCAAAACATCCTTCTTCCCTTCTCTAGCAGCAAGAAACAACGGAGACTCGCcagcataattttcaaaacaggCCAACTTAGTATCAACCCTCAGCAACAACTTTACGACACTCATATTACCGTTCCTAACAGCCTCGTGTAAAACTGTATTGTTCTCCTTGTTTCCCTGCCTCAGTATGTCAAACTTGCCAGTTTTTCCATATTCAGTGCTTATCCTTTTTGCTGCCAGAATTTCTTTCACCAGAAAATCAACAATAGAGAAGTGTCCACACCTTGCAGCAACATGTAGAGGACTGTCTCCACTCGAATTCGACCTTGTAAGCAGAGACCTGCATCGATTATAGATTTCAACGACTACTCCTTTATGTCCAAATTGCACAGCAATATGGAGAGGTGTATTCCCTTGTGGAGTAAGTTTAGTAAGTAGCCTTGGATTTTCGTTGAGAAGTTGTAGGAGAATATAAACATTTCCTGATTTTGCAACTCTGTATAGCCTTGAATCCATGAAATCCTACTGGCAAACAACTATCACAACTCTATCTGGGCATTGTATTCTAACGACGATGTGGTTTCAGGCGTCCATGTGAACATCTTGACCAAGAACATATAGgcaaatcaaaattcaaaattccgACTGACTTTGAGGTTTGTCTGTGAATTGTTAGTCAAgagattaattattaattatgtcTAGGCACTAAATAAATGTTCAAAGCTCAAAGTCAGTATCAAATCAACATCGACTAGATCAAATATCTAAGCACCAAATTTGAAAGATCATTTGATGCTTGAATgagcaattaattaatttatgactGAAAAccatttcaacataaaaagatatatagtaCATAGTTAGGAGTAAGTAAGACCAAGACCACCTGCAAAGAAAATGGAACTTCTGAACATGTCTAAGGGAACTAGCAAACACCGAGAcgctacaataaaaaaatcaaaataattatcaaccattaaagtttttttaaaaatattttttgtgagaaaatacaatttttgaaaatgctcaataaataaaaaaccaactcaaatacttaaattcaagtaaattttaagcaaataaaaagaTTCCAAAATTCGTAGCCATTAAttcttttatcaaaataaaatattaaaattaaaaaaaaacattcaagataaaaaacttggaaatttattgataattaaaattttaaaaaccatttcattaatataattatagttttaaaaaaatatataaaaacatttcaaataattttggtGCGATGAGATTGCCGAAGCTTCTGGGGACTCAGTCAAGCGGATTCCCCTTATTTCATGTACTTATGCCCTTCTGCCTCAATTCTCGTACACAGATGCCGTGCGTTTTGGTGTAACAACGATTGAAAGAAatcataatatattaaataaaaggcCGAGAACTTAAAATTACAATTCCAAGATGGAAAATTAGCATATTTCTTGTTCATATTCAAGATATTTTATGATGTTGTGTATGTTTGAAGACAAAAGGCATATTTATGTTAGTAATTAGCTATTTATGAAGATAGAAAGCAAGTTTATGTTATTTAAACCGAccagttttggtttgtttttattattttaagaaaaaacctagtttgattcggtttttttgatttagctaggtttttttttttgtttttttccgattcggttttttcagtttcaagtttataaaactaaatcaattgtttttttttaaattctaatcgatttattcaattatatgattggattattttaattaatttttttaattttattaatttaattagtttttttttttttattctttgcttGCCGTATGGCCGTCAAGGGTGAATTTCTAGAAAGCTCAACGATTAGTACACATTACAAGAcaaagttaattttttcaagaaatcagTCTGATGTCGTTATCTGCTCTCCAATGTTTACGAATGAATTGTCAGTATGGGCGCTCTCTTTATCGCCAGTAAATACCTCCCTCAACTTGTCAATGGCTATTCCCTTCCAAGCAAACACCGATGAGTGTTTTTTTACCCCCCAAACAGGCAGAGTTCTTGTTGGAATGTAATGGTGTCATACAGCTGATGTTTCCATTTTCCAGGACAACCGTTACGACAATTGCAGTTTTTAAGATGATTTTCGAAGCGAAAGCTTCATGAATCAATATTTAATTCcctaaaaacaaaaagggtAACACCTTTTCTACTTGTAAACCGTAGACACACAGCAATGAATTGATTTCTGCTATCTTTATTATTGAACATATCTTTCAAAGTTTAATGTTCCTTCGATTCCTCAAGAGTAATCTAACGCAGTAGAGTTGctttgtaggtttttttaacTTACAGATCACCAATTCACCATGTCCCATGTACAAGaagaataaggaaaaaaaaaacacgagggAAGTTTTCTGAGTAATTTGAGGGGAGAAGACCGGCAACAGCCCTGGTCGTTCTttgcttttctctcttcttcagctcctttccttcttcttcttcttcttggctttttctcttctctcttacTTCTCTTCTTTGTCCCGCATCATAGTAAgatcaaaactatatatttgACTGATAACATAATTTATTCTTCATCGTTAAAGAAGATCACtgtaaaagaaacataaataaattcaaaaaattagatcaTAGTCTGCACCCTGTGAAACATAATCCTCGGCAAAGTTTTGACAGCAGATAAATTTAAGCGGTTGATTGTTACATGTGAGAAAAGGTCATGTATACAGCACAAGAATGGAATCTTAGAAAGATGACTTTATCTAAATGTCTGATGCAATGAACACTTACAAAATCTTTCCAATAAATCTTAAGGGGAATAAGAACAAGAATCTAAGAATACATACTAAGTTGACGTATTCAATGTCCTGGATAAATGATACTCTCTAATATCTCATGTCCacatttctccttttctttcatagaaGAAGTGCACTTAACAACTAGTTTAAGGGAAATAAAGATCTGTTATATAATCATTGGAGGAAAATCTCAAGTATTTCAGTATCTTGTTTCTACTTTTTTGGCAGGAGATGTCATACTGCAGGCAGAATTTGTTTCTTGGCAAAACATGGGCAAAATGCGATACCAAATAAAACCAAGCCAAAAGGAAAACAATGAGTTACTGACCATACATAACTATGGATATGCAAAGAAAGATCCTAACCTGATCATAATCATCACATCAAGGATATTgtgaatattatttatttattggattgTAATGTCTATAGTATCAGCAATAGTGACAGAGAATGAT from the Populus nigra chromosome 9, ddPopNigr1.1, whole genome shotgun sequence genome contains:
- the LOC133702511 gene encoding protein ACCELERATED CELL DEATH 6-like encodes the protein MDSRLYRVAKSGNVYILLQLLNENPRLLTKLTPQGNTPLHIAVQFGHKGVVVEIYNRCRSLLTRSNSSGDSPLHVAARCGHFSIVDFLVKEILAAKRISTEYGKTGKFDILRQGNKENNTVLHEAVRNGNMSVVKLLLRVDTKLACFENYAGESPLFLAAREGKKDVLNQILISTPASAHGGPEGQTALHAAVIERHSDIMEILLRAKPHLITEADHHGRTALHHAASLGDRRAVERLLEFDECTAYVLDKNGHSPLHVAARNGHADVIERIIHYCPDSGELLDLNGRSVLHFAVLSGKVNVVRCVVEIAELQWLINQADNGGNTALHLAAIERQTRILRCLIWDERVDHKARNETGQSVFDIDESIRESCFIYRYNIIECVWRKLTTVSNRITGKKNPPCTDQDAIARIQTYKRMGNTLLMVATLIATVTFAAAFTLPGGFNNDLGLKQGVALLESSKHLRWFVFSDAIAMTSSIIAACIIFWGAVSNDESYVYYLASATVLTCIALQSAAIAFLSGIVAVLPDQPFVDIVTYIVGIAFHVINFLFLLQVVRIFLVSEICQFLIFYFWKMKSRINK